In Pleuronectes platessa chromosome 5, fPlePla1.1, whole genome shotgun sequence, a single genomic region encodes these proteins:
- the LOC128440872 gene encoding alpha-2-macroglobulin isoform X1: MGRPWIQMWTWTLCVLLSCMCVAQVMAGPHYMVAIPAVLEAGAETKFCASLLKPNETLDMTITLISAEMNTTLLKKSSSQEFHDCVDFKVPLVQNQEVYNFEVELKGKTFYSKEVRKVKATVYQPMTFVQTDKPIYLPGQTMHFRVVTLDSRMRPTNRLYNIIEVEDSNHNRVAQWLNKTADSSILQLSYSLNSEAQEGTYQVIVTVGEVKIYHSFKVEKYVLPKFDVKITADDIVSIEQEEIHSEICAKYTYGQPVPGSVKVKVCRPLSHYYVAIVTPDNPEGLPDITPPCYEETKETGKKGCATFNFKMTTFTKLDQKVLQDYLDLIVEVEEEGTGISLQQMKRLQISYVIGKLMFIDTPKIYDKGSNVEGKVKAVHFNDTPIADKKVYLIKGVRWSSCLLQNLTSDSDGVATFSFSTAELNGEINLHVSNKPTLGYSGYRTRYYETGQHTVSMSQPPSADTQTVSSLEVVKKTNPLSCDTKEEISIKYTVVGEKGASVMVMYLVLSRGAIIMQGFKHIEVQDLPVTEGGISFELNVHPNIAPEVQVLAYAVLPSETVIANSADFSVEKCFSHKVSLEFLPSSAVPGEETTMQLKAQPDSLCGVSAVDQSVLIMRPGEGLTADKIFNLLPVTKRSYVPYDVHDAVECLRVRPRRYIHPHPSERTDAFKVFERVGLKMATNLFIQMPPCLNFRGREYHQYHQQRVSYQATPLNRMASAPGSLLPAIETVRTFFPETWIWDLMEVGASGTKDVSLLVPDTITTWETEAFCLSPQGFGLAPRKEITVFQPFFLELTMPYSIIRGEHFELKATIFNYLSSCIMVSVTPAHSLDYTLTPLSGDKYTSCLCGNERLTLSWNMSPTALGVVNVSVTAEAVASHTSCDNEIVSVPARGRIDMVTRPLIVKAEGTEMTKTHNLLLCPKGEALTEEVELQLPENVIDGSARASLSVLGDILGRALKNLDGLLRMPYGCGEQNMALLAPNIYILQYLKNTQQLTPAIMEKSTNFLSSGYQRQLNYKHIDGAYSTFGSGTGNTWLTAFVLRSFAKAKSFIYIDPRNIESSKTWLEEKQRKNGCFEQSGKLFNNRMKGGVSDEVTLTAYITAGFLEMNSSTDDAVVKKSLSCLKESANDLSNTYTTALLAYVFTLAGDMETRAHLLTHLDRVGHKQGGFLHWSQTATETSASLSVEISSYVMLAKLSASPIAEDLGYTSRIVRWLTGQQNYYGGFSSTQDTVVALQALALYSTLVFSPDGSSTVMVQSPSGQLSFDVNRDNKLLYQEKTLQDVIGKYSVKVKGSACASIQISLNYNIPTPTEVTSFSVEVKPEADCAKNKLSLLLKCLYHGKENNTNMVILDIKMLSGFVPDPQSLKELKGALLVDRVEEKEDHVMVYIRELPKDIPINYRLRLIQELPVQNLKPAVVKMYDYYQPSDQAETEYIYTCAAGNNTW, translated from the exons ATGGGTCGTCCTTGGATTCAGATGTGGACATGGACACTCTGTGTCCTCTTGAGCTGCATGTGTGTCGCTCAAGTCATGGCAGGACC GCATTACATGGTAGCCATCCCTGCAGTTCTTGAGGCTGGAGCTGAAACCAAATTTTGTGCGAGTCTCCTGAAGCCCAACGAGACTCTGGACATGACCATCACTCTGATTTCTGCTGAAATGAACACAACCCTTCTGAAAAAATCTTCCAGTCAGGAGTTTCATGACTGCGTTGATTTTAAG GTTCCCCTGGTGCAGAATCAAGAGGTGTACAACTTTGAGGTGGAGTTGAAAGGCAAAACCTTTTACTCAAAAGAAGTGAGGAAAGTCAAGGCCACTGTCTACCAACCGATGACGTTTGTCCAAACAGATAAACCCATCTACCTCCCTGGACAAACAA TGCATTTCAGAGTCGTCACACTGGACAGCAGGATGAGACCCACCAATAGGCTG TACAATATAATTGAAGTTGAG GATTCTAATCATAACCGAGTTGCACAGTGGCTGAATAAAACAGCCGATAGCAGCATACTGCAACTTTCTTACTCCTTGAACTCTGAGGCCCAGGAAGGAACCTACCAGGTTATTGTGACCGTTGGCGAGGTTAAAATATATCACAGTTTCAAGGTGGAGAAATATG TTTTGCctaaatttgatgtaaaaataacGGCAGATGATATCGTCAGCATTGAGCAGGAAGAAATACACTCTGAAATATGTGCAAA GTATACATATGGACAACCTGTGCCAGGCAGTGTCAAAGTTAAGGTCTGCCGACCTCTTAGTCACTATTATGTTGCTATAGTTACTCCTGATAATCCAGAGGGACTTCCTGACATAACACCCCCATGCTACGAGGAGACAAAGGAG ACGGGAAAGAAAGGTTGTGCCACTTTTAACTTCAAGATGACAACTTTCACAAAACTCGACCAAAAGGTGCTTCAAGATTACTTGGATCTGATTGTTGAAGTGGAAGAGGAAGGGACAG GTATTTCCCTCCAACAAATGAAGAGACTGCAGATTTCATATGTTATCGGAAAGCTGATGTTCATTGACACACCCAAGATTTATGACAAAGGATCAAATGTGGAAGGAAAA GTTAAAGCGGTTCACTTCAATGATACACCCATAGCTGACAAGAAGGTCTACCTGATTAAAGGTGTGAGGTGGTCCTCATGCCTGCTGCAGAATCTCACCTCTGACAGCGATGGTGTGGCCACTTTCTCATTCTCCACAGCTGAACTCAATGGAGAGATCAACCTGCAC GTTAGTAATAAACCAACACTGGGCTACTCTGGTTATAGAACTCGATACTACGAGACTGGCCAACACACAGTGTCTATGAGCCAGCCTCCCTCTGCTGACACCCAAACAGTCAGCTCCCTGGAGGTGGTGAAGAAGACAAATCCACTGTCTTGTGACACAAAAGAAGAGATCTCCATCAAATACACTGTCGTTGGAGAGAAAGGGGCCTCGGTAATGGTGATGTACCTG GTCTTATCCAGAGGAGCCATCATCATGCAAggatttaaacacattgaagtTCAAGACCTTCCAG TGACTGAGGGTGGGATATCCTTTGAGTTAAATGTGCATCCAAATATAGCGCCAGAAGTCCAGGTCTTAGCCTACGCCGTCCTCCCCAGTGAGACTGTGATCGCTAACAGTGCTGACTTCTCCGTAGAGAAGTGCTTCAGTCACAAG gTGTCGCTGGAGTTTCTTCCATCCTCAGCAGTCCCAGGAGAGGAGACCACCATGCAGCTGAAGGCCCAACCAGACTCCCTGTGTGGAGTGAGCGCTGTCGACCAGAGCGTCCTCATCATGAGACCAGGGGAGGGCCTGACTGCAGACAAG ATTTTTAACTTGTTGCCTGTCACCAAAAGGTCTTATGTTCCATATGATGTACATGATGCAGTAGAATGCTTGCGGGTTAGACCAAGAAGATACATTCATCCACATCCTTCTGAGAGAACTGATGCATTTAAAGTTTTTGAG AGGGTTGGACTGAAGATGGCAACAAACTTGTTTATCCAAATGCCTCCATGCCTCAACTTCAGAGGAAGAGAATACCATCAATACCACCAACAAC gtGTTTCATATCAAGCAACTCCTCTAAACCGAATGGCCAGTGCCCCAGGCTCTCTTCTTCCAGCTATAGAGACAGTCCGTACTTTCTTCCCCGAGACTTGGATATGGGACCTGATGGAAGTTGG AGCATCCGGGACGAAGGATGTGTCCCTCCTTGTCCCTGATACCATCACCACCTGGGAGACGGAGGCTTTCTGTTTGTCCCCTCAGGGTTTTGGCTTGGCTCCTCGTAAAGAAATCACCGTCTTCCAGCCCTTCTTCCTCGAGCTCACGATGCCCTACTCCATCATCCGGGGGGAGCACTTTGAACTGAAGGCAACCATCTTCAACTACCTTTCCAGCTGCATCATG GTCTCTGTGACGCCAGCACACTCCTTAGATTACACCCTCACCCCCCTCTCTGGTGATAAgtacacttcctgtttgtgtggcaATGAGCGCTTGACCCTCAGCTGGAACATGTCACCTACAGCTTTAG GGGTTGTGAATGTGTCGGTGACTGCTGAGGCTGTGGCATCTCACACTTCCTGTGACAATGAGATAGTGAGCGTTCCAGCAAGAGGCCGTATCGACATGGTCACCCGACCACTCATAGTAAAG GCTGAGGGAACTGAAATGACAAAGACCCACAACCTGCTGCTCTGTCCAAAAG GAGAGGCTTTGACAGAGGAAGTAGAGTTACAGCTCCCTGAGAATGTGATCGATGGATCAGCTCGTGCCTCACTATCAGTTCTGG GCGACATCCTGGGTCGAGCCCTGAAAAACCTGGATGGGCTGCTTAGGATGCCGTATGGATGTGGTGAGCAGAACATGGCGCTTCTGGCCCCCAACATCTACATCCTCCAGtacctgaaaaacacacagcagctgacaCCGGCCATCATGGAGAAGTCTACCAACTTCCTGTCAAGCG GTTACCAGAGACAGCTGAACTACAAACATATTGATGGAGCTTACAGCACATTTGGATCAGGAACAGGGAACACTTG GCTAACTGCTTTCGTGTTGAGATCTTTTGCCAAAGCAAAATCGTTCATCTACATTGACCCAAGGAATATTGAATCATCTAAAACTTGGCTGGAGGAAAAACAACGTAAAAATGGCTGTTTTGAACAGTCAGGAAAACTTTTTAACAACAGGATGAAG GGTGGTGTGTCTGATGAAGTGACGCTTACTGCTTACATCACTGCCGGTTTCTTGGAAATGAATTCGTCCACTGAT GATGCTGTGGTGAAGAAGAGCCTGTCCTGCCTTAAGGAGTCCGCCAATGACCTCAGCAACACCTACACCACAGCTCTGTTGGCATACGTCTTTACCCTGGCAGGAGACATGGAGACCCGTGCTCACCTCCTGACGCACCTTGACAGAGTTGGACACAAACAAG GGGGTTTCCTCCATTGGTCTCAGACAGCAACAGAAACATCGGCCTCTCTGTCTGTTGAGATCAGCTCCTATGTGATGCTGGCCAAACTCAGTGCCTCGCCCATTGCTGAAGACCTGGGCTACACCTCTCGCATTGTCAGATGGCTGACGGGTCAGCAGAACTATTATGGAGGCTTCTCGTCCACACAG GACACAGTGGTGGCTCTTCAGGCTCTGGCTCTTTACTCCACTCTGGTATTCAGTCCAGACGGTTCAAGCACAGTGATGGTCCAGTCCCCCAGTGGTCAGCTGTCATTTGATGTGAACAGGGACAACAAACTGCTGTACCAGGAGAAGACGCTACAGGACGTGATAGGAAAGTACAGCGTGAAGGTGAAGGGCAGCGCGTGTGCTTCAATACAG ATTAGTCTTAACTACAACATCCCAACTCCGACTGAAGTCACATCCTTCAGTGTTGAGGTCAAGCCAGAGGCTGACTGCGCCAAAAACAAACTCAGTCTGTTGCTAAAGTGCCT ATATCATGGAAAAGAGAATAATACAAACATGGTGATCCTGGACATCAAAATGCTCTCTGGCTTTGTCCCAGATCCACAGTCTTTGAAGGAG CTCAAAGGCGCCCTGCTGGTGGATCGTGTTGAAGAAAAGGAGGATCATGTTATGGTGTACATCCGGGAG CTACCAAAGGACATACCCATCAACTACAGGTTACGTCTCATCCAGGAGCTGCCAGTGCAGAACCTGAAGCCAGCCGTGGTCAAGATGTATGACTACTACCAGCCAA gtGACCAGGCTGAGACAGAATACATCTACACTTGTGCTGCAGGTAACAATACATGGTGA
- the LOC128440872 gene encoding alpha-2-macroglobulin isoform X2, with the protein MGRPWIQMWTWTLCVLLSCMCVAQVMAGPHYMVAIPAVLEAGAETKFCASLLKPNETLDMTITLISAEMNTTLLKKSSSQEFHDCVDFKVPLVQNQEVYNFEVELKGKTFYSKEVRKVKATVYQPMTFVQTDKPIYLPGQTMHFRVVTLDSRMRPTNRLYNIIEVETGKKGCATFNFKMTTFTKLDQKVLQDYLDLIVEVEEEGTGISLQQMKRLQISYVIGKLMFIDTPKIYDKGSNVEGKVKAVHFNDTPIADKKVYLIKGVRWSSCLLQNLTSDSDGVATFSFSTAELNGEINLHVSNKPTLGYSGYRTRYYETGQHTVSMSQPPSADTQTVSSLEVVKKTNPLSCDTKEEISIKYTVVGEKGASVMVMYLVLSRGAIIMQGFKHIEVQDLPVTEGGISFELNVHPNIAPEVQVLAYAVLPSETVIANSADFSVEKCFSHKVSLEFLPSSAVPGEETTMQLKAQPDSLCGVSAVDQSVLIMRPGEGLTADKIFNLLPVTKRSYVPYDVHDAVECLRVRPRRYIHPHPSERTDAFKVFERVGLKMATNLFIQMPPCLNFRGREYHQYHQQRVSYQATPLNRMASAPGSLLPAIETVRTFFPETWIWDLMEVGASGTKDVSLLVPDTITTWETEAFCLSPQGFGLAPRKEITVFQPFFLELTMPYSIIRGEHFELKATIFNYLSSCIMVSVTPAHSLDYTLTPLSGDKYTSCLCGNERLTLSWNMSPTALGVVNVSVTAEAVASHTSCDNEIVSVPARGRIDMVTRPLIVKAEGTEMTKTHNLLLCPKGEALTEEVELQLPENVIDGSARASLSVLGDILGRALKNLDGLLRMPYGCGEQNMALLAPNIYILQYLKNTQQLTPAIMEKSTNFLSSGYQRQLNYKHIDGAYSTFGSGTGNTWLTAFVLRSFAKAKSFIYIDPRNIESSKTWLEEKQRKNGCFEQSGKLFNNRMKGGVSDEVTLTAYITAGFLEMNSSTDDAVVKKSLSCLKESANDLSNTYTTALLAYVFTLAGDMETRAHLLTHLDRVGHKQGGFLHWSQTATETSASLSVEISSYVMLAKLSASPIAEDLGYTSRIVRWLTGQQNYYGGFSSTQDTVVALQALALYSTLVFSPDGSSTVMVQSPSGQLSFDVNRDNKLLYQEKTLQDVIGKYSVKVKGSACASIQISLNYNIPTPTEVTSFSVEVKPEADCAKNKLSLLLKCLYHGKENNTNMVILDIKMLSGFVPDPQSLKELKGALLVDRVEEKEDHVMVYIRELPKDIPINYRLRLIQELPVQNLKPAVVKMYDYYQPSDQAETEYIYTCAAGNNTW; encoded by the exons ATGGGTCGTCCTTGGATTCAGATGTGGACATGGACACTCTGTGTCCTCTTGAGCTGCATGTGTGTCGCTCAAGTCATGGCAGGACC GCATTACATGGTAGCCATCCCTGCAGTTCTTGAGGCTGGAGCTGAAACCAAATTTTGTGCGAGTCTCCTGAAGCCCAACGAGACTCTGGACATGACCATCACTCTGATTTCTGCTGAAATGAACACAACCCTTCTGAAAAAATCTTCCAGTCAGGAGTTTCATGACTGCGTTGATTTTAAG GTTCCCCTGGTGCAGAATCAAGAGGTGTACAACTTTGAGGTGGAGTTGAAAGGCAAAACCTTTTACTCAAAAGAAGTGAGGAAAGTCAAGGCCACTGTCTACCAACCGATGACGTTTGTCCAAACAGATAAACCCATCTACCTCCCTGGACAAACAA TGCATTTCAGAGTCGTCACACTGGACAGCAGGATGAGACCCACCAATAGGCTG TACAATATAATTGAAGTTGAG ACGGGAAAGAAAGGTTGTGCCACTTTTAACTTCAAGATGACAACTTTCACAAAACTCGACCAAAAGGTGCTTCAAGATTACTTGGATCTGATTGTTGAAGTGGAAGAGGAAGGGACAG GTATTTCCCTCCAACAAATGAAGAGACTGCAGATTTCATATGTTATCGGAAAGCTGATGTTCATTGACACACCCAAGATTTATGACAAAGGATCAAATGTGGAAGGAAAA GTTAAAGCGGTTCACTTCAATGATACACCCATAGCTGACAAGAAGGTCTACCTGATTAAAGGTGTGAGGTGGTCCTCATGCCTGCTGCAGAATCTCACCTCTGACAGCGATGGTGTGGCCACTTTCTCATTCTCCACAGCTGAACTCAATGGAGAGATCAACCTGCAC GTTAGTAATAAACCAACACTGGGCTACTCTGGTTATAGAACTCGATACTACGAGACTGGCCAACACACAGTGTCTATGAGCCAGCCTCCCTCTGCTGACACCCAAACAGTCAGCTCCCTGGAGGTGGTGAAGAAGACAAATCCACTGTCTTGTGACACAAAAGAAGAGATCTCCATCAAATACACTGTCGTTGGAGAGAAAGGGGCCTCGGTAATGGTGATGTACCTG GTCTTATCCAGAGGAGCCATCATCATGCAAggatttaaacacattgaagtTCAAGACCTTCCAG TGACTGAGGGTGGGATATCCTTTGAGTTAAATGTGCATCCAAATATAGCGCCAGAAGTCCAGGTCTTAGCCTACGCCGTCCTCCCCAGTGAGACTGTGATCGCTAACAGTGCTGACTTCTCCGTAGAGAAGTGCTTCAGTCACAAG gTGTCGCTGGAGTTTCTTCCATCCTCAGCAGTCCCAGGAGAGGAGACCACCATGCAGCTGAAGGCCCAACCAGACTCCCTGTGTGGAGTGAGCGCTGTCGACCAGAGCGTCCTCATCATGAGACCAGGGGAGGGCCTGACTGCAGACAAG ATTTTTAACTTGTTGCCTGTCACCAAAAGGTCTTATGTTCCATATGATGTACATGATGCAGTAGAATGCTTGCGGGTTAGACCAAGAAGATACATTCATCCACATCCTTCTGAGAGAACTGATGCATTTAAAGTTTTTGAG AGGGTTGGACTGAAGATGGCAACAAACTTGTTTATCCAAATGCCTCCATGCCTCAACTTCAGAGGAAGAGAATACCATCAATACCACCAACAAC gtGTTTCATATCAAGCAACTCCTCTAAACCGAATGGCCAGTGCCCCAGGCTCTCTTCTTCCAGCTATAGAGACAGTCCGTACTTTCTTCCCCGAGACTTGGATATGGGACCTGATGGAAGTTGG AGCATCCGGGACGAAGGATGTGTCCCTCCTTGTCCCTGATACCATCACCACCTGGGAGACGGAGGCTTTCTGTTTGTCCCCTCAGGGTTTTGGCTTGGCTCCTCGTAAAGAAATCACCGTCTTCCAGCCCTTCTTCCTCGAGCTCACGATGCCCTACTCCATCATCCGGGGGGAGCACTTTGAACTGAAGGCAACCATCTTCAACTACCTTTCCAGCTGCATCATG GTCTCTGTGACGCCAGCACACTCCTTAGATTACACCCTCACCCCCCTCTCTGGTGATAAgtacacttcctgtttgtgtggcaATGAGCGCTTGACCCTCAGCTGGAACATGTCACCTACAGCTTTAG GGGTTGTGAATGTGTCGGTGACTGCTGAGGCTGTGGCATCTCACACTTCCTGTGACAATGAGATAGTGAGCGTTCCAGCAAGAGGCCGTATCGACATGGTCACCCGACCACTCATAGTAAAG GCTGAGGGAACTGAAATGACAAAGACCCACAACCTGCTGCTCTGTCCAAAAG GAGAGGCTTTGACAGAGGAAGTAGAGTTACAGCTCCCTGAGAATGTGATCGATGGATCAGCTCGTGCCTCACTATCAGTTCTGG GCGACATCCTGGGTCGAGCCCTGAAAAACCTGGATGGGCTGCTTAGGATGCCGTATGGATGTGGTGAGCAGAACATGGCGCTTCTGGCCCCCAACATCTACATCCTCCAGtacctgaaaaacacacagcagctgacaCCGGCCATCATGGAGAAGTCTACCAACTTCCTGTCAAGCG GTTACCAGAGACAGCTGAACTACAAACATATTGATGGAGCTTACAGCACATTTGGATCAGGAACAGGGAACACTTG GCTAACTGCTTTCGTGTTGAGATCTTTTGCCAAAGCAAAATCGTTCATCTACATTGACCCAAGGAATATTGAATCATCTAAAACTTGGCTGGAGGAAAAACAACGTAAAAATGGCTGTTTTGAACAGTCAGGAAAACTTTTTAACAACAGGATGAAG GGTGGTGTGTCTGATGAAGTGACGCTTACTGCTTACATCACTGCCGGTTTCTTGGAAATGAATTCGTCCACTGAT GATGCTGTGGTGAAGAAGAGCCTGTCCTGCCTTAAGGAGTCCGCCAATGACCTCAGCAACACCTACACCACAGCTCTGTTGGCATACGTCTTTACCCTGGCAGGAGACATGGAGACCCGTGCTCACCTCCTGACGCACCTTGACAGAGTTGGACACAAACAAG GGGGTTTCCTCCATTGGTCTCAGACAGCAACAGAAACATCGGCCTCTCTGTCTGTTGAGATCAGCTCCTATGTGATGCTGGCCAAACTCAGTGCCTCGCCCATTGCTGAAGACCTGGGCTACACCTCTCGCATTGTCAGATGGCTGACGGGTCAGCAGAACTATTATGGAGGCTTCTCGTCCACACAG GACACAGTGGTGGCTCTTCAGGCTCTGGCTCTTTACTCCACTCTGGTATTCAGTCCAGACGGTTCAAGCACAGTGATGGTCCAGTCCCCCAGTGGTCAGCTGTCATTTGATGTGAACAGGGACAACAAACTGCTGTACCAGGAGAAGACGCTACAGGACGTGATAGGAAAGTACAGCGTGAAGGTGAAGGGCAGCGCGTGTGCTTCAATACAG ATTAGTCTTAACTACAACATCCCAACTCCGACTGAAGTCACATCCTTCAGTGTTGAGGTCAAGCCAGAGGCTGACTGCGCCAAAAACAAACTCAGTCTGTTGCTAAAGTGCCT ATATCATGGAAAAGAGAATAATACAAACATGGTGATCCTGGACATCAAAATGCTCTCTGGCTTTGTCCCAGATCCACAGTCTTTGAAGGAG CTCAAAGGCGCCCTGCTGGTGGATCGTGTTGAAGAAAAGGAGGATCATGTTATGGTGTACATCCGGGAG CTACCAAAGGACATACCCATCAACTACAGGTTACGTCTCATCCAGGAGCTGCCAGTGCAGAACCTGAAGCCAGCCGTGGTCAAGATGTATGACTACTACCAGCCAA gtGACCAGGCTGAGACAGAATACATCTACACTTGTGCTGCAGGTAACAATACATGGTGA
- the LOC128439849 gene encoding tubulin-specific chaperone cofactor E-like protein, translated as MQTPKETERSDSGQTEVCLTSGEGEAMHQDISMEPKEDNDGRTFVEVISEKYSPDNFPCRRGPGMGVVVVPTARPQGSPLKERLNLPSVLVLNGCGISRAGDQTGIAAFCAHVRELDLSHNKLQDWNEISKIVSNIPKLKFLNLSSNPLAGMTLEPRSTEAFCRIRRLVLNNTQVSWDTVLLLIREMPELEELFLCLNEYRGLSASGVACPSLCLLHITDNSLQDWAEVRKFGSMFPSLDTLVMSNNNLASIQDNEDVLQRLFPNLRSINLHNSGLNRWEDIEKLNFFPKLVEVRLQGIPLLQTYTNVERRSLMIAHLPAISQLNGSVVTDSERIDAERFFIRYHLDYPEEELPYRYHSLVTKYGKLEPLAEIDLRPRCRAQVEVHCEEKVEQLNIRLDQTVAGLKKQLTKVVQLSTNRMRLYYIDKNSAFGPEEMKYNTRALHSYSIQDGDEILVVPKTK; from the exons ATGCAGACAccgaaggagacagagagaagtgaTAGTGGTCAAACCGAGGTGTGCCTCACTTCAG GTGAGGGGGAGGCCATGCACCAGGACATATCCATGGAGCCAAAGGAGGACAACGATGGCCGTACCTTTGTGGAGGTGATCAGTGAAAAGTACAGTCCAGATAACTTTCCATGCCGCAGAGGACCTGGTATGGGGGTGGTGGTCGTGCCCACCGCACGTCCTCAAGGTTCCCCTTTGAAAG AACGTCTGAACCTGCCCAGTGTGCTGGTGTTAAATGGCTGCGGCATCAGCCGGGCAGGAGACCAGACGGGGATCGCTGCCTTCTGTGCTCACGTCAGGGAGCTGGACTTGTCCCATAACAAGCTGCAGGACTGGAACGAG aTCAGTAAAATTGTGTCCAACATCCCAAAGCTGAAGTTCCTGAACCTGAGCTCCAACCCCCTAGCAGGAATGACCCTCGAGCCACGGAGCACCGAAGCCTTTTGCCGCATCCGTCGTCTTGTCCTTAATAACACCCAAGTGTCCTGGGACACCGTACTGCTTCTCATTCGGGAGATGCCTGA GCTGGAGGAGTTGTTCCTGTGCCTTAATGAGTACAGAGGTTTGAGTGCCTCCGGTGTGGCCTGTCCCAGCCTGTGCCTGCTTCACATCACCGACAACAGCCTCCAGGACTGGGCCGAAGTCCGCAAGTTCGGCTCCATGTTCCCCAGCCTCGACACACTGGTCATGTCCAACAACAACTTGGCATCCATCCAGGACAATGAAGACGTCCTGCAGCGGCTCTTCCCCAACCTACGCAGCATCAACCTGCACAACTCAG GTCTAAACCGATGGGAAGACATTGAGAAGTTGAACTTCTTCCCCAAGTTGGTGGAGGTGCGACTGCAGGGCATTCCCTTACTGCAGACCTACACCAACGTAGAGCGACGCAGCCTCATGATAGCACA CCTTCCTGCAATATCACAGCTCAATGGCAGTGttgtgacagacagtgagagaatAGATGCTGAGAGGTTCTTCATCCGTTACCACTTAGACTACCCTGAAGAGGAGCTGCCTTACAG ATATCATTCCCTGGTAACCAAGTATGGGAAGCTGGAACCACTTGCCGAGATCGACCTCCGACCTCGCTGCCGTGCCCAGGTGGAGGTTCACTGTGAAGAAAAAGTGGAACAG cTAAACATCCGCTTGGACCAGACAGTAGCTGGGTTGAAGAAGCAGCTGACAAAAGTGGTCCAGCTGTCCACGAATAGAATGAGGCTGTACTACATCGACAAGAACAGTGCCTTTGGTCCAGAGGAAATGAAGTACAACACCCGGGCCCTCCACTCCTACAGCATCCAAGATGGTGATGAAATACTGGTGGTACCCAAGACAAAATGA